From Bacteroidota bacterium, the proteins below share one genomic window:
- the msrB gene encoding peptide-methionine (R)-S-oxide reductase MsrB, giving the protein MKYPITKTEEEWKAQLGLERYKILRQKGTEFPHTGKYNLHFEAGTYCCGACGEALFKSDSKFNSHCGWPSFDESIPGKVEYIKDTTHGMLRVEILCANCGSHLGHVFDDGPTETGQRYCVNSLSVDFK; this is encoded by the coding sequence ATGAAATACCCAATAACAAAAACAGAAGAAGAATGGAAAGCGCAATTGGGTCTCGAGCGCTACAAAATCCTGCGTCAAAAAGGAACAGAATTTCCCCACACTGGAAAATACAACCTGCATTTCGAAGCAGGAACCTATTGTTGTGGCGCGTGTGGTGAGGCGTTGTTCAAAAGTGATTCGAAATTCAATTCGCATTGCGGCTGGCCATCGTTCGACGAATCGATTCCTGGAAAAGTAGAATATATTAAAGACACGACGCATGGCATGTTACGAGTAGAAATTTTGTGTGCGAATTGTGGCAGCCACCTTGGACATGTTTTCGATGACGGACCGACGGAAACTGGACAAAGATACTGTGTCAATTCGTTATCGGTCGATTTTAAGTAG
- a CDS encoding fibrobacter succinogenes major paralogous domain-containing protein has protein sequence MKRYYFTIAAILVLAIGITSCSNEETKTQKQIAARPTVPTQNGEVQIGTQIWMTKNLNVSRYRNGDPIPQVTDPTQWASLTTGAWCYYNNDPTNGPIYGKLYNWFAINDPRGLAPTGSHVPTDAEWTTLTTFLGGEAVAGGKIKSIGTTLWLSPNTGAINSSGFTGLPGGDRNALSTAGFENLSTLGNWWSSTEGISTGAWDVQTVWFGSIARRVQYVKM, from the coding sequence ATGAAAAGATATTACTTCACCATAGCCGCAATCTTAGTTTTAGCAATCGGGATAACTTCTTGTTCCAACGAAGAAACCAAAACACAAAAGCAAATAGCTGCCCGACCAACGGTGCCAACACAAAATGGAGAAGTGCAAATCGGAACGCAAATTTGGATGACTAAGAACCTAAATGTTAGCCGTTATAGAAATGGCGACCCGATTCCGCAAGTGACGGATCCAACGCAGTGGGCGAGTTTGACTACAGGTGCTTGGTGTTATTACAACAACGACCCAACCAATGGACCGATTTATGGCAAATTATACAATTGGTTTGCGATTAATGACCCTCGAGGTTTAGCGCCAACTGGTAGCCATGTGCCTACTGATGCAGAGTGGACAACTTTGACCACCTTTTTGGGTGGAGAAGCTGTTGCTGGAGGCAAGATAAAATCAATTGGGACAACCCTTTGGCTTTCTCCGAATACCGGCGCCATAAACTCCAGTGGCTTTACAGGTTTGCCAGGAGGTGATCGCAACGCTCTTTCTACTGCGGGATTTGAAAATTTAAGTACCCTGGGTAATTGGTGGAGTTCCACGGAAGGAATTTCAACGGGCGCCTGGGATGTCCAAACAGTGTGGTTCGGTAGCATTGCTAGAAGAGTCCAATATGTTAAAATGTAG
- a CDS encoding fibrobacter succinogenes major paralogous domain-containing protein, protein MATQFLKLHSWAWGSLTTGAWCYFCNNPAAAPVYGRLYNWYAVNDSRGLAPQGWHVATAEEWLTLQNFLGGQEGVVQSLWNYPSIGNNSSGFTALTAGYRDPTMPNPESPWPDFEGLQSYYANWLTSSSSSPGPVGLCYWLDPFDGSGMSGAGYNEGHYVRCVKD, encoded by the coding sequence ATGGCGACCCAATTCCTCAAGTTACACTCCTGGGCATGGGGATCTTTGACAACTGGCGCTTGGTGTTATTTTTGTAATAACCCCGCAGCTGCGCCTGTTTATGGCAGGCTATATAATTGGTATGCCGTAAATGATTCGAGAGGATTGGCACCACAAGGATGGCACGTCGCGACTGCTGAAGAATGGTTGACACTACAAAACTTTTTAGGAGGACAAGAGGGTGTGGTTCAATCGCTTTGGAATTATCCGTCAATTGGAAACAATTCTAGTGGTTTTACAGCACTTACAGCAGGATATCGTGATCCAACTATGCCAAATCCAGAATCTCCTTGGCCAGATTTTGAAGGGCTTCAAAGTTATTATGCTAATTGGTTGACAAGTAGTAGTTCTTCTCCGGGGCCAGTGGGTTTATGTTACTGGCTAGACCCTTTTGATGGATCTGGAATGTCTGGTGCAGGTTATAACGAAGGTCATTATGTTCGTTGTGTCAAGGATTAA